The Colletotrichum higginsianum IMI 349063 chromosome 2, whole genome shotgun sequence genome has a segment encoding these proteins:
- a CDS encoding Sodium symporter family protein, whose amino-acid sequence MIEFRSQILPHSKAPDFKEAYDAAMDSTPVLNQGWGYGLMIGLGVLFAVIMIIITWALKRYNYELQTSEMFTTAGRSLKSGLHTWLLIYARQEAHLEQVASSVLSTWTWAATLLQSTAVAYKYGVSGPVWYASGATVQIILFATLAIELKRRAPNAHTFLEVVKARYGPVTHAVYIVFCCFCNILVTAMLLTGGSAVIQNLTGAPVAASVFLFPIGVVVYTLFGGIKATFITDYINGLVILVIIFIFAFTVYSTNELLGSPGKVWEILTDLAAERPLSGNSGGSYLTMRSQGGAEFFIINLCGNFGTVFLDNGYYNKAIAASPIDALPGYVMGGISWFAVPWLTATTMGLAGLALEKYDVWPTYPNRLSPADVDAGLVLPTAAVALLGKGGAVATLILALFKFMAIMSTYSSELIAVSSICTYDIYKTYFNPSATGKQLMRINYIGMGVFALLMAGFATGLNYVGISMGYLYLMMGVIISSAVLPATLTLLWDGQSWAAATFSPIIGFALSMTAWLVTTKIKYGELSVTNTGANEPMLAGNLTSLLSPVLFIPLLTFVPPFRPQGYDWQSMLNIRQAEDHDVAGAADADVENVPEAPIEPFADPDEKAKLDKAAKTARWLTVGVTLILLILWPMPLYGTGYVFGKSFFTGWVVVGITWLFASVIMVVFLPIFESRSTIVRTTRLMFKDLLGMRGRGKPVTEGQPQGSRTPPEVAEKIQPKA is encoded by the exons ATGATCGAATTTAGGAGCCAAATTCTACCTCACTCAAAGGC CCCCGATTTCAAGGAAGCCTACGACGCGGCCATGGACTCAACGCCGGTCCTCAACCAAGGCTGGGG CTATGGCCTCATGATTGGTCTCGGCGTTCTCTTCGC CGTCATAATGATCATCATTACCTGGGCGCTCAAGAGATACAACTACGAGCTCCAGACGTCAGAAATGTTTACAACCGCCGGGCGGTCACTGAAATCCGGCCTG CACACCTGGTTACTCATCTACGCACGTCAAGAAGCTCATCTCGAACAGGTTGCTTCTTCCGTCCTCTCCACGTGGACATGGGCTGCCACTCTGCTGCAGAGCACGGCGGTAGCCTACAAATA CGGCGTGTCTGGTCCGGTGTGGTATGCCTCTGGCGCGACGGTGCAGATCATCCTCTTCGCAACGCTGGCCATCGAGCTGAAGAGGCGGGCCCCAAATGCCCACACCT TTTTGGAGGTGGTGAAAGCTAGATATGGCCCCGTCACCCACGCCGTGTACATTGTCTTCTGCTGCTTTTGCAACATCCTGG TCACGGCGATGCTTCTCACCGGCGGCTCGGCCGTCATCCAGAACCTGACCGGAGCGCCTGTGGCCGCCTCCGTGTTTCTCTTCCCCATTG GCGTCGTCGTGTACACCCTGTTCGGCGGCATCAAGGCTACCTTTATCACCGACTACATCAACGGGCTGGTGatcctcgtcatcatcttcatcttcgccTTCACGGTGTACTCCACCAACGAGCTCCTGGGCTCTCCCGGAAAGGTGTGGGAGATCCTCACCGATCTGGCGGCCGAACGCCCCCTGTCCGGAAACTCGGGCGGCAGCTACCTGACTATGCGCTCGCAAGGCGGTG CCGAGttcttcatcatcaacctCTGCGGGAACTTCGGAACAgtcttcctcgacaacgGATACTACAACAAGGCCATTGCGGCTTCGCCTATCGACGCTCTGCCTGGCTATGTCATGGG TGGCATCAGCTGGTTCGCCGTACCCTGGCTGACCGCAACTACCATGGGCCTCGCCGGTCTCGCCCTGGAGAAGTACGACGTGTGGCCCACGTACCCGAACAGACTCTCTccggccgacgtcgacgccggtcTGGTGTTGCCCACAGCGGCCGTTGCGCTCCTAGGAAAGGGGGGTGCCGTCGCGACATTGATCTTGGCT CTTTTCAAGTTCATGGCCATCATGAGCACCTACTCCTCCGAGCTCATCGCGGTCTCGTCCATCTGCACCTACGACATCTACAAGACCTACTTCAACCCGTCGGCGACCGGCAAGCAGCTCATGCGCATCAACTACATCGGCATGGGCGTCTTCGCCCTGCTCATGGCGGGCTTCGCCACGGGCCTCAACTACGTCGGCATCTCCATGGGCTACCTGTACCTCATGATGGGCGTCATCATCTCGTCCGCCGTGCTGCCCGCGACGCTGACGCTCCTCTGGGACGGCCAGTCGTGGGCCGCCGCGACTTTCAGCCCCATCATCGGCTTCGCGCTGTCCATGACCGCCTGGCTGGTGACGACCAAGATCAAGTACGGCGAGCTGAGCGTCACCAACACAGGCGCCAACGAGCCGATGCTGGCGGGCAACCTGACCTCGCTGCTGTCGCCCGTGCTCTTCATCCCGCTCCTGACCTTCGTGCCGCCGTTCCGGCCGCAGGGGTACGACTGGCAGAGCATGCTCAACATCCGCCAGGCCGAGGACCACGACGTTGCCGGTGCCGCGGACGCGGATGTCGAGAACGTGCCCGAGGCGCCCATCGAGCCGTTCGCCGACCcggacgagaaggccaagcTTGACAAAGCGGCCAAGACGGCGCGGTGGCTGACCGTCGGCGTCACGCTCATCTTGCTGATTCTCTGGCCCATGCCGCTGTACGGCACTGGCTACGTCTTTGGGAAATCT TTCTTCACCGGCTGGGTCGTGGTGGGCATCACGTGGCTGTTCGCGTCAGTCATCATGGTCGTCTTCCTGCCCATCTTTGAGTCGCGGAGCACCATTGTCCGGACCACGCGTCTGATGTTCAAGGATCTTCTCGGGAtgaggggaagaggaaagCCGGTGACCGAGGGCCAGCCGCAGGGCTCTAGAACGCCGCCGGAGGTTGCGGAGAAGATTCAGCCCAAGGCTTAG
- a CDS encoding Chitooligosaccharide oxidase, whose amino-acid sequence MAHGLLSSFQHENFYASSITTPSLAKSQLESLVSAIEKTGFATTRSWFLHMNFHGGDYSAITRPKPTDTAYVHRDKMLLFQLKDSVPQSQQYPSEGLAFLRGLRESISKGLASSEWGMYANYPDSEIGSDAPRLYWGNNLRRLEWVKANYDPNNVFRDAQSIKPAV is encoded by the coding sequence ATGGCTCATGGCTTACTCTCTTCTTTCCAGCACGAAAACTTCTACGCTTCGAGCATTACAACGCCATCCCTAGCAAAATCACAACTGGAGTCTCTCGTCAGCGCCATTGAAAAGACTGGTTTCGCCACAACTCGCTCCTGGTTCCTGCACATGAACTTCCACGGAGGCGACTACTCCGCTATCACGCGCCCAAAGCCCACAGACACGGCGTACGTGCACCGAGACAAGATGCTCCTGTTCCAGCTCAAGGATAGCGTCCCGCAAAGTCAGCAATACCCCAGCGAGGGGCTTGCGTTTCTTCGAGGGCTCAGGGAGAGCATAAGCAAGGGGCTTGCGAGCAGCGAGTGGGGGATGTACGCGAACTATCCAGACTCGGAAATCGGCAGTGACGCACCGAGACTCTACTGGGGAAACAATCTTCGGAGGCTGGAATGGGTGAAGGCTAACTATGACCCCAACAACGTCTTCAGAGATGCTCAGTCTATAAAACCTGCAGTATAG
- a CDS encoding Chitooligosaccharide oxidase, which produces MYFRTALVAQFLIALAKSASTLDSLTYCLSAASVAVAPSLPIAYNIRLPYTPLAVAVPTTTAQISSAVKCGAQNGVSVSAKSGGHSYTSSSFGGEDGHLVINLDRMYAVKVATDGTAKVQAGARLGHVATELYKQGKRALSHGTCPATSVGVGGHSLHGGHGMVSRTYGLTTDWIKGATVVLANGTITYCSATERPNLFWALRGAGSSMVIVAELDFNTFSAPDQVTYFDISLVWDAKKAPQVLLDAQEACRRS; this is translated from the exons ATGTACTTCCGAACAGCCCTGGTCGCTCAATTTCTCATTGCTCTTGCAAAGTCGGCATCGACCCTTGACTCTCTAACATATTGCCTCAGCGCCGCatccgtcgccgtcgctccGTCTCTTCCCATCGCCTACAACATCCGTCTTCCCTACACGCCGCTCGCGGTGGCCGTTCCCACAACAACCGCGCAGATATCGTCCGCTGTGAAGTGCGGTGCACAGAATGGCGTCAGCGTCAGCGCCAAGAGCGGCGGCCACAGCTACACGTCTTCCAGCTTCGGCGGGGAAGACGGCCATCTGGTGATCAACTTGGACCGCATGTACGCCGTGAAGGTCGCCACCGACGGCACGGCCAAGGTACAGGCGGGCGCCAGACTGGGGCATGTGGCTACGGAGCTGTACAAACAAGGCAAAAGGGCACTCTCTCATGGGACATGTCCAGC TACcagcgtcggcgtcggtgggcACTCTCTtcacggcggccacggcatGGTCTCCCGGACGTACGGACTTACTACAGACTGGATCAAGGGCGCGACCGTCGTCCTGGCCAACGGGACCATCACGTACTGCTCCGCGACCGAGCGACCGAACCTCTTCTGGGCGCTCCGCGGCGCGGGCTCCTCCATGGTAATCgtggccgagctcgacttCAACACCTTTTCTGCCCCCGATCAGGTGACATACTTCGACATCAGCCTCGTCTGGGATGCCAAGAAGGCACCGCAGGTCCTCCTGGACGCCCAGGA GGCATGCCGGCGGAGCTGA